A genomic window from Streptomyces sp. WMMC940 includes:
- a CDS encoding TMEM175 family protein: MSTPTHEREDESPGAIIGPDRLLAFGDAVFAIAITLLALDITVPGDLEAGDLGTALHRALSDIGAYLLSFVVIGVLWLSQHTLFHRVARLDSCLLYLYLALLAVIAALPFPTRLISEYSDTAAATAVYAGSIAAASGLITAMTLRLLLRPALATPGTVPRRLRIAVYEGLVMVTVFAVSVPLAFASPKVAQYWWLAAIPARAWLSHRVRSVPPRA; encoded by the coding sequence GTGAGCACACCGACACATGAGCGGGAGGACGAGAGTCCCGGTGCGATCATCGGGCCCGATCGGTTGCTCGCGTTCGGTGACGCGGTCTTCGCCATCGCGATCACCCTCCTCGCCCTCGACATCACCGTGCCCGGTGATCTGGAGGCCGGCGACCTCGGTACGGCACTCCACCGGGCCCTCTCCGACATCGGCGCGTATCTGCTGAGCTTCGTCGTCATCGGTGTGCTGTGGCTCAGCCAGCACACCCTGTTCCACCGCGTCGCCCGGCTCGACTCCTGTCTGCTGTACCTCTATCTCGCGCTGCTCGCCGTGATCGCCGCACTGCCGTTTCCCACCCGTCTGATCAGCGAGTACTCGGACACCGCCGCGGCGACCGCCGTGTACGCCGGATCCATCGCCGCCGCCTCGGGCCTGATCACCGCGATGACACTGCGGTTGCTGCTGCGGCCGGCCCTGGCCACTCCGGGCACGGTGCCCCGGCGGCTGCGCATCGCCGTGTACGAGGGGCTGGTCATGGTGACCGTCTTCGCCGTCTCGGTGCCCCTGGCCTTCGCCTCGCCGAAGGTCGCCCAGTACTGGTGGCTGGCCGCGATCCCGGCGCGCGCCTGGCTCTCCCACCGGGTCCGCTCGGTCCCGCCCCGGGCCTGA
- a CDS encoding MarR family winged helix-turn-helix transcriptional regulator, with protein MTTPGPVPDADGVLAEQLLRLTRRLHRIQRQHLRPVGITPAQARLLRVVAQYEGAPRMADLADRLEVVPRAVTTLVDALESGGRVRRVPDPTNRRVVRVELTDLGRTTLRELRGARRAAAEDILAPLTAEQREALGGLLSALLDGGPGPAG; from the coding sequence ATGACCACCCCAGGCCCCGTTCCCGACGCGGACGGCGTGCTCGCCGAGCAGCTGCTGCGGCTCACCCGGCGGCTGCACCGCATTCAGCGGCAGCATCTGCGGCCGGTCGGCATCACCCCGGCCCAGGCCCGGCTGCTGCGCGTCGTCGCCCAGTACGAAGGGGCCCCGCGGATGGCCGATCTGGCCGACCGCCTGGAGGTGGTGCCGCGCGCCGTCACCACGCTGGTCGACGCACTGGAGTCGGGCGGCCGCGTCCGCCGGGTGCCCGACCCGACGAACCGCCGCGTGGTGCGCGTGGAGCTCACCGACCTCGGACGCACCACGCTGCGCGAGCTGCGCGGCGCCCGGCGCGCGGCTGCGGAGGACATCCTGGCCCCCCTGACCGCCGAACAACGCGAGGCACTGGGCGGACTGCTGTCGGCGCTGCTCGACGGAGGCCCGGGACCGGCGGGCTAG
- a CDS encoding ABC transporter ATP-binding protein, translated as MRTHDGPSWTPPDRPLDPTRPAQPAQVRRILRLFRPYRARLAVVGLLVGASSLVSVASPFMLREILDTAIPQGRTGLLSLLALGMIAAAVTTSVFGVLQTLISTTVGQRVMHDLRTGVYAQLQRMPLAFFTRTRTGEVQSRIANDIGGMQATVTSTATSLVSNLTAVVATVVAMLALDWRLTVVSLVLLPVFVWISRRVGRERKAITTQRQKQMAAMAATVTESLSVSGILLGRTMGRADSLTRSFADESERLVDLEVRSSMAGRWRMAVIGIVMAAMPAFLYWAAGLALQSGGATISIGTLVAFVSLQQGLFRPAVSLLSTGVQIQTSLALFQRIFEYLDLRVDITEPEDPVRLAEVAGEVRFEKVGFSYDARSGSTLDGIGITVPAGGSLAVVGPTGSGKSTLSYLVPRLYDVTEGRVTLDGVDVRDLDFATLSRAVGVVSQETYLFHASVADNLRFAKPDATDAEIEAAARAAQIHDHIASLPDGYDTLVGERGYRFSGGEKQRLALARTILRDPPVLILDEATSALDTRTERAVQQAIDALSAGRTTITIAHRLSTVRDADQIVVLDGGRIAERGTHEELIERNGRYAALVRRDAQLAPIVS; from the coding sequence ATGCGCACCCACGACGGTCCGTCCTGGACGCCTCCCGATCGGCCGCTGGACCCCACGCGGCCCGCTCAGCCCGCCCAGGTGCGGCGCATCCTCCGTCTCTTCCGTCCCTACCGCGCGCGGCTCGCCGTGGTGGGGCTGCTGGTCGGAGCCTCGTCACTCGTCTCCGTCGCCTCGCCGTTCATGCTGCGCGAAATCCTGGACACCGCGATCCCGCAGGGCCGTACGGGCCTGCTGTCGCTGCTCGCCCTGGGGATGATCGCCGCCGCCGTGACGACGAGCGTGTTCGGCGTTCTGCAGACGCTGATCTCGACCACGGTCGGCCAGCGCGTGATGCACGACCTCCGCACCGGCGTCTACGCCCAGCTGCAGCGCATGCCGCTCGCGTTCTTCACCCGGACGCGGACCGGTGAGGTCCAGTCCCGCATCGCCAACGACATCGGCGGCATGCAGGCGACCGTCACCTCCACGGCGACCTCCCTGGTCTCCAATCTGACCGCCGTCGTCGCCACGGTCGTCGCCATGCTCGCGCTCGACTGGCGGCTCACGGTCGTCTCCCTGGTCCTGCTACCGGTCTTCGTCTGGATCAGTCGCCGGGTCGGGCGCGAGCGCAAGGCCATCACCACCCAGCGGCAGAAGCAGATGGCGGCCATGGCCGCTACGGTCACCGAGTCGCTGTCGGTCAGCGGCATCCTCCTCGGCCGCACGATGGGCCGGGCGGACTCGCTCACCCGGTCGTTCGCCGACGAGTCCGAGCGCCTCGTCGATCTCGAGGTCCGTTCCAGCATGGCCGGCCGCTGGCGGATGGCGGTCATCGGCATCGTCATGGCCGCGATGCCCGCCTTCCTGTACTGGGCGGCGGGGCTCGCGCTGCAGTCCGGCGGGGCCACGATCTCGATCGGCACCCTGGTCGCCTTCGTCTCGCTGCAGCAGGGGCTGTTCCGTCCGGCCGTGAGCCTGCTGTCCACGGGTGTCCAGATCCAGACGTCGCTCGCCCTTTTCCAGCGGATCTTCGAGTACCTGGACCTGCGGGTGGACATCACCGAACCGGAGGATCCGGTCCGGCTGGCCGAGGTCGCGGGGGAAGTGCGGTTCGAGAAGGTCGGCTTCAGCTACGACGCCAGGAGCGGGTCGACGCTCGACGGCATCGGGATCACCGTGCCGGCCGGCGGGAGCCTCGCCGTGGTCGGGCCCACCGGGTCCGGCAAGTCCACGCTCAGCTATCTGGTGCCCAGGCTCTACGACGTCACGGAAGGCCGGGTCACCCTGGACGGCGTCGATGTCCGCGACCTCGATTTCGCCACCCTCTCCCGGGCCGTGGGCGTCGTCTCCCAGGAGACGTACCTCTTTCACGCGTCGGTCGCGGACAATCTGCGCTTCGCCAAGCCGGACGCCACCGACGCCGAGATCGAGGCGGCGGCGCGGGCCGCGCAGATCCACGACCACATCGCCTCGCTGCCCGACGGCTACGACACGCTCGTGGGCGAGCGGGGGTACCGGTTCTCCGGCGGTGAGAAGCAGCGGCTGGCCCTCGCCCGGACGATCCTGCGCGATCCGCCGGTGCTCATCCTGGACGAGGCCACGAGCGCGCTCGACACCCGCACGGAGCGCGCCGTTCAGCAGGCGATCGACGCACTCTCCGCCGGACGTACGACGATCACCATCGCCCACCGGCTCTCCACCGTGCGGGACGCCGACCAGATCGTCGTCCTCGACGGCGGGCGGATCGCCGAGCGCGGGACGCACGAGGAACTGATCGAGCGGAACGGGCGCTATGCCGCCCTGGTGCGCAGGGACGCCCAGTTGGCGCCGATCGTGTCCTGA
- the mltG gene encoding endolytic transglycosylase MltG, translated as MTREFPKARRRRRRLRLTRRGRLLLFAGVFGLIGAVTAVVLTLLPHSKKKPVAPQARPKTLLVPEGWRSSQVYAAVDKALGVRAGTTRRTATAAGSRLRLPADARGNPEGYLFPATYPVGPESSPGSLLSFMVNTAGHRFGTSSLTDEARRHGMTLHQAVIIASIVQAEADSAEDMARVARVVHNRLARNMPLQMDSTLNYALNRSTLDTTRQDTGLRSPYNTYAQKGLPPTPIGNPGEAAMKAAVGPAEGDWLYFVTVRPGDTRFTADFEEHNRNVAEFNRTRGSAGSDAG; from the coding sequence ATGACGAGGGAGTTCCCGAAGGCCCGGCGCCGTCGGCGCAGGCTCCGTCTGACACGCCGCGGCCGGCTGCTGCTGTTCGCGGGCGTGTTCGGCCTCATCGGCGCGGTGACGGCCGTCGTCCTGACGCTGCTGCCCCACTCGAAGAAGAAGCCCGTCGCGCCCCAGGCGCGGCCGAAGACCCTGCTCGTCCCGGAGGGGTGGCGTTCCTCCCAGGTCTACGCCGCCGTGGACAAGGCACTCGGCGTCCGGGCGGGTACCACCCGCCGGACGGCGACCGCAGCGGGCTCGCGGTTGCGCCTGCCGGCGGACGCCCGCGGCAATCCCGAGGGCTATCTCTTCCCGGCGACCTATCCCGTCGGCCCCGAGTCGTCCCCGGGCAGTCTGCTCAGCTTCATGGTCAACACGGCGGGCCATCGCTTCGGCACCTCGTCCCTCACCGACGAGGCGCGGCGCCATGGAATGACGCTCCACCAGGCAGTGATCATCGCCAGCATCGTCCAGGCGGAGGCGGACAGCGCCGAGGACATGGCGAGGGTGGCACGAGTCGTGCACAACCGGCTCGCCCGGAACATGCCGCTCCAGATGGACTCGACCCTCAACTACGCCCTGAACCGCTCCACCCTCGACACCACCCGTCAGGACACCGGACTCCGTAGCCCGTACAACACCTATGCGCAGAAGGGTCTGCCGCCGACGCCGATCGGGAACCCGGGCGAGGCGGCGATGAAGGCGGCCGTGGGGCCGGCGGAGGGCGACTGGCTGTACTTCGTGACCGTCAGACCCGGGGACACGCGCTTCACCGCCGACTTCGAGGAGCACAACCGCAACGTCGCCGAGTTCAACAGGACCCGCGGCAGCGCGGGGTCCGACGCCGGGTGA
- a CDS encoding NAD(P)-binding domain-containing protein yields MRDVDVVVIGAGQAGLSGAYHLRRVGLRPDVGFVVLDHAPGPGGAWQFRWPSLTYGRVHGMHALPGMELTGADEGRPSSEVIGEYFTRYEDAFGLRVHRPVHVRAVREGARGRLRVETSEGAYAARALINATGTWDRPFWPHYPGQETFRGRQLHTAQYPGPEAFAGQRVVVVGGGASGTQHLMEIAEVAAGTTWVTRRPPVFREGPFGEAQGRAAVALVEERVRKGLPPRSVVSVTGLPLNDAIRRAREQGVLDRVPMFDRITPEGVAWDDGRAVEADVILWATGFRAAIDHLAPLKLREPGGGIAVEGTRSVRDERVHLVGYGPSASTIGANRAGRAAVREIMRLLDHGPAAESSGDPLPPDEAAGDLAAVPG; encoded by the coding sequence GTGCGAGACGTGGACGTGGTCGTCATCGGTGCCGGACAGGCCGGCCTGTCCGGCGCCTACCACCTGCGGCGGGTGGGTCTGCGCCCCGACGTCGGCTTCGTGGTCCTGGACCACGCACCGGGACCCGGCGGAGCGTGGCAGTTCCGGTGGCCGTCGCTGACGTACGGCAGGGTCCACGGCATGCATGCGCTGCCCGGCATGGAGCTGACCGGCGCCGACGAAGGCCGTCCGTCCTCCGAGGTCATCGGCGAGTACTTCACGCGTTACGAGGACGCCTTCGGGCTTCGGGTGCACCGGCCCGTCCACGTCCGCGCGGTGCGCGAGGGCGCGCGCGGTCGGCTGCGCGTCGAGACGTCGGAGGGCGCGTACGCCGCACGGGCGCTCATCAATGCCACCGGCACCTGGGACCGGCCGTTCTGGCCGCACTACCCGGGCCAGGAGACCTTCCGCGGTCGGCAGTTGCACACGGCCCAGTACCCCGGTCCCGAGGCGTTCGCCGGGCAGCGGGTGGTCGTGGTCGGCGGCGGCGCGTCGGGTACCCAGCACCTGATGGAGATCGCCGAGGTGGCGGCGGGGACGACCTGGGTGACCCGGAGGCCGCCGGTGTTCCGTGAGGGCCCGTTCGGGGAGGCGCAGGGGCGCGCGGCGGTCGCCCTGGTGGAGGAGCGGGTCCGGAAGGGCCTGCCGCCGCGGAGTGTGGTGTCGGTGACGGGCCTGCCGCTGAACGACGCGATCCGGCGGGCCCGGGAGCAGGGCGTCCTCGACCGGGTGCCGATGTTCGACCGGATCACCCCGGAGGGCGTGGCGTGGGACGACGGCCGGGCGGTCGAGGCGGATGTCATTCTCTGGGCCACCGGGTTCCGTGCCGCGATCGACCATCTCGCGCCCCTGAAGCTGCGCGAGCCGGGTGGCGGCATCGCGGTGGAGGGCACCCGCTCGGTTCGGGACGAACGCGTCCATCTCGTCGGCTACGGACCGTCCGCCTCGACGATCGGTGCCAACCGGGCCGGACGGGCCGCGGTCCGGGAGATCATGCGGCTCCTGGACCACGGACCCGCGGCCGAATCGTCCGGGGACCCGCTGCCGCCGGACGAGGCGGCCGGGGACCTGGCCGCCGTCCCCGGCTGA
- the amaB gene encoding L-piperidine-6-carboxylate dehydrogenase, which translates to MTTTALPGTDALRDRAARALHRCGAPVPEAGSGGPAGGLTARTPLTGETLFTLPASSAEDADRAVAEAAAAFREWRTVPAPRRGAVVGRLGELLAAHQEDLAELVTVEAGKISSEALGEVQEMIDVCEFAVGLSRQLYGRTMASERPGHRLSESWHPLGVVGVISAFNFPVAVWSWNTAIALVCGDPVVWKPSELTPLTAVACDALLRRAAAETGAPDGIHRLLLGDRECGERLVDDPRVALLSATGSVRMGREVGPRVAARFGRCLLELGGNNGAVVTPAADLDLALRAIVFSAAGTAGQRCTSLRRLIVHEDIADDLTGSIVHAYTRLPVGDPFREDTLVGPLISKQALDAMTKALDTAQADGGKLLTGGDRHLREQAPSAAYVRPAVVRMPVQTAVVREETFAPILYVLTYRTLEEAIELHNDVPQGLSSSIFTRDQREAERFLAADGSDCGIANVNIGTSGAEIGGAFGGEKQTGGGRESGSDAWRAYMRRATNTVNYSEELPLAQGVTFL; encoded by the coding sequence ATGACCACCACCGCACTGCCCGGCACGGACGCCCTGCGGGACCGGGCCGCGAGGGCGCTGCATCGCTGTGGCGCGCCCGTGCCCGAGGCCGGCTCCGGGGGCCCGGCCGGCGGGCTCACCGCCCGGACGCCGCTGACCGGGGAGACGCTCTTCACCCTGCCCGCCTCCTCTGCCGAGGACGCCGACCGGGCCGTCGCGGAGGCGGCGGCGGCCTTCCGGGAATGGCGCACGGTTCCGGCCCCGCGCCGTGGAGCCGTGGTCGGACGTCTCGGTGAGCTGCTCGCCGCGCACCAGGAGGACCTGGCCGAGCTCGTCACCGTCGAGGCCGGGAAGATCAGCTCCGAGGCGCTGGGCGAAGTGCAGGAGATGATCGACGTCTGCGAGTTCGCGGTCGGTCTCTCGCGTCAGCTGTACGGGCGCACGATGGCGTCGGAGCGACCGGGCCACCGGCTGTCGGAGAGCTGGCACCCCCTGGGTGTCGTCGGGGTGATCTCCGCCTTCAACTTCCCCGTCGCGGTCTGGTCCTGGAACACGGCGATCGCGCTCGTCTGCGGCGACCCCGTGGTGTGGAAGCCCTCGGAACTGACCCCGCTCACCGCCGTGGCCTGTGACGCCCTGCTTCGCCGGGCGGCCGCGGAGACCGGCGCCCCCGACGGGATCCACCGGCTGCTGCTCGGCGACCGTGAGTGCGGCGAGCGGCTGGTCGACGATCCGCGGGTGGCGCTGCTCAGTGCCACCGGATCGGTGCGCATGGGACGAGAGGTCGGCCCCCGGGTCGCCGCCCGCTTCGGCCGCTGCCTGCTGGAGCTCGGCGGCAACAACGGAGCGGTCGTCACCCCCGCCGCCGACCTGGACCTGGCCCTGCGCGCCATCGTCTTCTCGGCGGCCGGCACGGCCGGACAGCGCTGTACGAGCCTGCGGCGGCTGATCGTGCACGAGGACATCGCCGACGATCTCACCGGGAGTATCGTCCACGCCTACACCCGGCTGCCGGTCGGCGACCCGTTCCGGGAGGACACCCTGGTGGGTCCGTTGATCTCGAAGCAGGCACTGGACGCCATGACGAAGGCCCTCGACACGGCGCAGGCCGACGGCGGAAAGCTGCTGACCGGGGGCGATCGCCACCTGCGGGAACAGGCGCCCTCGGCGGCCTATGTGCGCCCGGCGGTGGTGCGGATGCCGGTGCAGACGGCCGTCGTCCGCGAGGAGACGTTCGCGCCGATCCTGTACGTCCTGACCTACCGGACGCTCGAGGAGGCGATCGAACTGCACAACGACGTCCCCCAGGGCCTGTCGTCCTCGATCTTCACCCGGGACCAGCGGGAGGCCGAACGGTTCCTCGCCGCCGACGGCTCCGACTGCGGGATCGCCAATGTCAACATCGGCACGTCCGGGGCGGAGATCGGTGGCGCGTTCGGCGGCGAGAAGCAGACCGGCGGGGGCCGTGAGTCGGGCTCCGACGCCTGGCGCGCGTACATGCGCCGGGCCACGAACACCGTCAACTACTCGGAGGAGCTACCGCTGGCCCAGGGGGTCACCTTCCTCTGA
- a CDS encoding FAD-dependent oxidoreductase — protein MAHETSRQALPEPPGSEPLPRAAEVVVIGGGAIGASTAFRLAEAGVRDVLVLERDTPASGSSGKPIGVRAQFSDQLDIRLGQRGLRAWREFDDRPGADVGPARVGRRRQIALTGPIHPPPPRIRSPSTSHPPRTSTATTPAVSSSAFPTHVRNPASEGSSPRRGRCRPAPPPPVSHPRRRSRSRTAEAGRDSTR, from the coding sequence ATGGCTCACGAGACCTCTCGTCAGGCCCTCCCGGAACCGCCCGGCTCCGAGCCGCTCCCCCGCGCGGCCGAGGTGGTGGTGATCGGGGGCGGGGCCATCGGCGCGAGCACGGCGTTCCGTCTCGCCGAGGCGGGCGTCCGTGACGTCCTGGTTCTGGAGCGGGACACACCGGCTTCCGGTTCCTCCGGAAAGCCGATCGGCGTGCGGGCGCAGTTCTCGGACCAGCTCGACATCCGGCTGGGACAGCGCGGTCTGCGGGCGTGGCGGGAGTTCGACGACCGGCCGGGGGCGGACGTGGGGCCGGCCCGGGTCGGCCGACGCCGCCAGATCGCGCTCACCGGGCCGATCCACCCGCCCCCGCCACGCATCCGTTCACCCTCGACCTCACATCCACCCCGCACTTCCACGGCGACAACGCCGGCGGTCTCGTCCTCGGCCTTTCCGACCCACGTCAGGAACCCGGCCTCGGAAGGGAGTTCACCGAGGCGTGGCCGGTGCCGCCCCGCGCCGCCGCCGCCCGTGTCGCACCCTCGCCGGCGGAGCCGGAGCCGGACGGCGGAGGCTGGGCGGGACTCCACGAGATGA
- a CDS encoding secondary thiamine-phosphate synthase enzyme YjbQ, with protein MPQAFTTRVLDLTTGTAEAVTDLTGACETFLAETADGRDGLLNVFVPHATAGIALIETGAGSDHDLLSALHVLLPADDRYQHRHGSPGHGRDHVLPALVPPHATLPVVGGRLELGTWQSVCLVDTNRDNPERQVRLSFLGQP; from the coding sequence ATGCCCCAAGCCTTCACCACCCGAGTCCTCGACCTCACCACCGGCACGGCGGAGGCCGTGACCGATCTGACCGGCGCGTGCGAGACGTTCCTCGCGGAGACCGCCGACGGCCGCGACGGCCTGCTCAACGTGTTCGTTCCCCACGCCACCGCGGGCATCGCGCTGATCGAGACCGGCGCCGGCAGTGACCACGACCTGCTGTCCGCGCTGCACGTACTGCTTCCCGCCGACGACCGCTACCAGCACCGCCACGGCAGCCCGGGCCATGGCCGGGACCACGTCCTGCCCGCGCTGGTGCCGCCCCACGCCACCCTGCCCGTCGTCGGCGGGAGGCTGGAACTCGGCACCTGGCAGTCCGTCTGTCTGGTCGATACGAATCGGGACAATCCGGAGCGTCAGGTTCGGTTGTCGTTTCTCGGACAGCCCTGA